A single Thunnus thynnus chromosome 6, fThuThy2.1, whole genome shotgun sequence DNA region contains:
- the LOC137185330 gene encoding neurexophilin-2-like, which yields MDNRCCCCCKMRALCLNFAITCLWLLPSAVQETAKPFDFQIPQWREEERGRGDAVGAPLKIKHISKYLQIISTKHKTPAYGSLGPYGWPQNFSQALDQYLYRAPPKSKPPAKTSPKAKKILGWGDFYFNVKTVKFSLLVTGKIVDHINGTFSVYFRHNSSRLGNISVSIVPPSKAVGWEVLDPGAQSAHSKNSVLIPDLTSHFQSPPQSTSSTPPDQQKQQQDMVMVTELNCRIEYQRTNRSKKTKPCMYDPGQTCYSENTQSQAAWICAKPFKVICIFIAFTGTDYRLVQKVCPDHNFQTEQNQQHFG from the exons ATGGATAAtcgttgctgctgttgctgcaaaATGAGGGCGCTGTGTTTGAACTTTGCCATCACCTGTCTGTGGCTTCTCCCTTCAGCG GTCCAAGAGACAGCCAAACCCTTTGACTTTCAGATCCCACAATGGCgggaagaggaaagaggaagaggagatgctGTAGGAGCTCCGTTGAAGATTAAACATATCTCCAAGTATTTACAGATCATCTccaccaaacacaaaacacctGCTTACGGCTCACTTGGCCCTTACGGTTGGCCTCAGAACTTCTCCCAAGCCCTGGATCAGTATCTGTACCGCGCTCCTCCCAAATCCAAACCTCCCGCAAAAACCTCCCCAAAGGCCAAGAAGATCCTGGGCTGGGGCGATTTTTATTTCAATGTGAAAACAGTGAAGTTCAGCCTCCTGGTGACAGGCAAAATTGTTGACCACATCAACGGGACGTTCAGCGTCTACTTCCGTCACAACTCGTCCCGTCTGGGGAACATATCTGTCAGCATCGTCCCCCCTTCCAAAGCTGTCGGATGGGAGGTTCTGGATCCCGGGGCTCAGAGCGCTCACAGCAAAAACTCAGTCCTGATTCCAGATCTGACGTCCCATTTCCAGAGCCCCCCTCAGTCCACCAGCTCCACTCCTCCAGaccagcagaagcagcagcaggacatgGTGATGGTGACTGAACTCAACTGCCGGATCGAGTACCAGAGAACCAACCGGTCCAAGAAGACCAAGCCCTGCATGTATGACCCGGGTCAGACCTGTTACTCAGAAAACACCCAATCCCAGGCAGCCTGGATCTGTGCCAAACCCTTTAAGGTTATATGCATCTTCATCGCCTTCACTGGCACCGACTACAGGCTGGTGCAGAAAGTTTGTCCGGACCACAACTTTCAGACAGAGCAGAACCAGCAGCACTTTGGATGA
- the LOC137185254 gene encoding zinc finger BED domain-containing protein 4-like: MDADDVVKTEDLTEFDSSTAAAAATAAADEDDDQQHMAGTPPTKKQRRNKSVIWKYFTICDNDFTKVVCNLCKRVVSRGKDLAHLTTSAMHNHMHYKHRNVVGIRTIQSGKRSQPNPSYPALPTNHSINQEITESVGEMICMDLLPYSFVENKGFCKLMTVVAPHYTLPKGIHFSHKVVPQLHQRMKAKVKDSLENIEGNVVHCTADIWSRKFSTSSYLSLTGHWIVQNTSGFVAVTHKRVSALLNMKVIDTEHTAAHILQHLQELVEDWQTMVPHRFTVGFFVTNNTCNMVKAMSESGFEHVRCMAHSLHLIVTAAIEECHGVVSVINTARQITNTVHMSNKALAKLHEMQEQLGLTVAALIHDMPTRWNTALFMLQRLLEQKEALIAMAKVMNLGGSVSEHQWTLMEAIVTVLEPFEEATRTVCQDETSISSVIPCIQALRASLTELLANKDVSDLLETRKLVVSLQTHLEEHFQHVFDMPINTYFKATLLDPRFKIMPMALLSKLDYDRLKGAVALEVEEVLDQDGMLSAGEAGPSSGGLLESDGTSSKPASLFWGAMQSLTANNTASLSKTVTASCLVENYLAEGSTQSLSSDPVISYWSAKMAQCPALARVAIKYLACPPTSVSSERLLNTARDVVGADYRLLPVHVPQLVFTKYNLGKFE; this comes from the coding sequence ATGGATGCTGATGATGTCGTAAAGACTGAAGACTTAACAGAGTTTGACAGtagtactgctgctgctgctgctactgctgctgccgATGAGGATGATGATCAACAACACATGGCTGGCACACCACCGACGAAAAAGCAAAGGAGGAATAAGAGTGTTATCTGGAAATATTTTACCATCTGTGATAATGATTTCACCAAGGTGGTGTGCAACTTATGCAAGAGAGTTGTGAGCAGAGGCAAGGATTTAGCACATCTCACCACCAGTGCCATGCACAATCATATGCACTACAAACATCGCAATGTGGTAGGCATCCGTACCATCCAGAGTGGCAAGAGATCACAGCCAAACCCTTCCTATCCCGCCTTACCAACAAATCACTCAATAAACCAGGAAATCACTGAAAGTGTGGGCGAGATGATCTGCATGGATCTTTTGCCATATTCATTTGTGGAGAACAAAGGTTTCTGTAAACTCATGACTGTGGTGGCTCCTCATTACACACTTCCTAAAGGCATTCACTTCAGCCACAAAGTTGTACCACAACTGCACCAAAGAATGAAAGCTAAAGTTAAAGACAGCCTTGAGAATATTGAGGGCAATGTTGTGCATTGCACAGCTGACATTTGGAGCAGAAAGTTCTCAACCAGCTCGTACCTGTCTCTTACAGGACATTGGATTGTACAGAATACATCAGGGTTTGTGGCTGTGACACACAAACGCGTCAGCGCATTGCTGAATATGAAAGTCATCGATACAGAGCACACTGCAGCACATATCTTGCAGCACCTCCAGGAGCTTGTTGAAGACTGGCAAACTATGGTACCACACAGATTTACTGTTGGCTTCTTTGTCACTAACAACACATGCAACATGGTGAAAGCCATGTCAGAAAGCGGCTTTGAGCACGTTAGATGCATGGCTCACTCCCTACACTTGATTGTAACAGCCGCTATTGAAGAGTGCCATGGTGTAGTTAGTGTAATTAACACAGCGAGACAAATCACCAACACTGTGCATATGTCAAATAAAGCCTTAGCTAAGCTGCATGAGATGCAGGAGCAACTTGGCCTCACTGTGGCTGCCTTAATTCATGACATGCCAACCAGGTGGAACACTGCGTTGTTCATGCTGCAGCGCCTGCTGGAGCAGAAGGAGGCACTGATTGCCATGGCCAAAGTGATGAACCTTGGTGGGTCTGTTTCAGAGCATCAGTGGACTTTGATGGAGGCCATAGTGACAGTGCTGGAGCCATTTGAAGAAGCAACACGCACAGTGTGCCAAGATGAGACATCTATCTCCTCTGTGATCCCCTGCATCCAGGCCCTCAGAGCCTCACTGACTGAACTTTTAGCAAATAAGGACGTGAGCGATCTATTAGAGACTCGCAAACTAGTTGTCTCACTGCAGACCCACCTTGAGGAACACTTTCAACATGTCTTTGATATGCCCATCAACACCTATTTCAAAGCCACTCTCTTAGACCCCAGATTTAAGATCATGCCCATGGCGCTGCTCAGCAAGCTGGATTATGACAGGCTGAAAGGTGCTGTGGCGCTGGAGGTTGAGGAGGTGTTAGACCAGGACGGCATGCTTTCAGCAGGTGAGGCGGGTCCTTCATCAGGTGGGCTGCTAGAATCAGACGGCACCAGCAGCAAGCCAGCGAGCCTTTTCTGGGGTGCAATGCAGAGTCTTACCGCAAATAACACAGCATCACTGTCAAAGACAGTGACAGCATCATGTTTAGTGGAGAACTACCTAGCAGAGGGCAGCACCCAGTCACTCTCCTCAGACCCAGTGATTTCCTACTGGTCAGCAAAGATGGCACAATGTCCCGCACTGGCTCGGGTggccatcaaatatttggcctGCCCACCGACAAGCGTCTCCTCCGAGAGGCTCTTGAACACAGCGAGAGATGTTGTTGGTGCTGATTACAGACTTCTCCCTGTCCACGTGCCGCAGCTGGTTTTCACCAAGTACAATTTGGGGAAATTTGAATAA
- the LOC137184261 gene encoding SH3 and cysteine-rich domain-containing protein 3-like translates to MDQEDDKNSVDIHDNPPVPDNVVREDGDTVYFIYEEEVEVEEKEPEPEEPIVRVNDKPHKFKDHYCKKPKFCDVCARMIVLNNKFALRCKNCKTNIHHSCQSYVEFQRCFGKIPPGFRRAYSSPLYGSDQPDPNNPNLHDPVFDTLRVGVIMANKERKKNENDKKNMMVMMEEEEEENHQPKENEEGGEGKPDDKKEKGGDKADDKSKGTFSQSHYYLALYRFKAIEKDDLDFHPGDRITVLDDSNEEWWRGKMGEKTGYFPTNYLIKVRASERVFKVTRSFVGNREMGQITLKKDQIVVKKGDEKGGYLKVSTGRKLGYFPADLLEEITVT, encoded by the exons ATGGACCA aGAGGATGACAAAAACTCTGTGGATATCCATGACAACCCTCCAGTTCCTGACAACGTAGTGAGGGAGGATGGAGACACT GTCTATTTCATATatgaagaggaggtggaggtggaagaGAAGGAACCAGAACCAGAAGAGCCCATTGTCCGTGTCAACGACAAACCCCACAAGTTCAAGGACCACTACTGCAAGAAACCCAAGTTCTGTGACGTCTGCGCTCGCATGATAGTCT TGAACAACAAGTTTGCTCTGAGGTGTAAAAACTGCAAGACCAACATCCACCATTCATGTCAGTCCTATGTTGAGTTCCAGAGATGCTTTGGCAAAATT CCGCCTGGCTTCAGAAGGGCCTACAGCTCCCCCTTGTATGGCAGTGACCAACCAGATCCAA ACAACCCAAACCTTCACGACCCAGTCTTTGACACCCTGCGGGTCGGAGTCATCATGGCAAATAAGGAGCgcaaaaagaatgaaaatgacaagaaaaat atgatggtgatgatggaggaagaggaagaggagaaccATCAGCCCAAAGAGAatgaagagggaggagaag GGAAGCCTGATGATaagaaggagaaaggaggagacaAAGCAGATGACAAG AGTAAAGGCACATTCTCACAGTCCCACTATTACCTGGCTCTCTACCGCTTCAAGGCCATAGAGAAAGACGACCTTGACTTCCA ccCTGGTGATCGGATCACAGTGCTGGATGACTCCAATGAAGAGTGGTGGAGG GGAAAGATGGGGGAGAAGACGGGCTATTTCCCCACCAACTACCTCATAAAAGTGCGCGCATCGGAAAGAGTTTTCAAGGTGACTCGCTCTTTTGTAGGGAACAGAGAGATGGGACAAATCACACTGAAGAAAGATCAG ATTGTGGTGAAGAAAGGAGATGAAAAAGGCGGCTACTTGAAGGTCAGCACTGGACGCAAGCTGGGCTACTTCCCTGCTGACCTGCTAGAGGAGATCACTGTGACATAA